CGCTCTTTAGAGCTGAGGTTACCGCCCTCTTCATGGCCCTTCTAAAAGAGACTCTGGCTTCGAGTTGCTCTGCGATGCTCTGGGCAACCAGATTGGCATCGAGCTCGGGCTGCTTGATCTCCTGGATATTTATCTGAACCTTATCTCCGGTTATCTTCTCGAGTTCTCCCCTTAAGATATCAACCTCGGCGCCGCGTTTGCCGATGACGATTCCGGGACGAGCGGTGAATATATCGACCTTGACCCGATCTCTGGCTCTCTCGATTTCGACCTTGGAGATGCCTGCCCTCTTCAGTTTGCCCGTTATGAATTTGCGGATCTTGATATCCTTCTCAAGGAAATCGCCATACTCCTTGGTAGCAAACCACCTCGATTTCCAATCGTAGATTATGCCGAGCCTAAACCCGTTGGGGTTAACCTTTTGACCCACGCTTAAGCGCCCTCCTCTTTGCTGACGACCACCATTATATGGCAAGTCCTCTTATTTATCCTGCTCGCCCTACCTCTGGCCCTTGGGCGAAATCTTTTTAGGGTCGGTCCCTCGTTGACGAAGGCCTCCGAAATGAATAAGGACCCCTTTAGCCCCATATTATTCTCGGCGTTTGCCTTGGCCGAGGCGACTACTTTGCCCACGTCCTTTGCGGCCGCCTTGGGGTTGAACTTTAGGATGGTAATGGCCTCTTCGACCTCTTTGCCCCTTATAAGGTCTATAACCAGACGAACCTTTCTGGCCGATATGCGAACGTGTCTGGCCTGGGCCTTGGCGCTCTTATTTTCCGATACTGCTTCAACTGCTTTTGCCACTTAAAACCTCCGAAGATCCTTGAAAATGATCACTATCTGACGCGGCTAGTTCTCTCGCTCTTGCCGCCACTATGACTTCTAAAGGTCCTGGTCAAAGCGAACTCGCCGAGCTTATGACCGACCATGCTCTCAGTGATATATGCTGGAACGTGCTTGCGGCCGTCATGGACGGCGATGGTATGGCCAACCATTTCCGGGGTGACCGTCGAGCTCCTAGACCAGGTCTTGACGACCCGCTTCTCGTTCTTCTTGTTCATGAGCTCTATCTTCTTTTCCAGTTTTGCTTCGACGAATGGACCTTTCTTAATCGACCTGCTCATAAATTCCTCCGCTTTGCTAAAAATCTAAGACTATTTGGTCCTTCTTCTGACTATATATTGATCCGAGGGCTTCTTGCCCCTCGTCCTATATCCTATCGTCGGCTTGCCCCAGGGTGTGCTGGGCAGATGCCCCTTGGACTTGCCCTCGCCGCCGCCGTGCGGGTGATCGACTGGGTTCATGACCGTACCCCTGACCGTCGGCCTCTTGCCTTTCCAGCGGTTGCGTCCGGCTTTGCCGATCGAGATTATTTCGTGATCAACGTTACCGACTTGACCGATGGTGGCCTTGCAATTTATGTGAATCAGCCTGGCTTCGCCCGAGACCATCTTGACTTGAGCGTAATCCCCCTCTTTGGCGACTAATTGGACGGCGGCTCCGGCCGAGCGGGCGATCTGTCCCCCTTTTAAGGGTTTGAGCTCAATATTATGAATGAACGTACCGAGCGGTATATTCTTAAGGGGTAGAGCGTTGCCCGGCTTGATATCGGCCTCGGGTCCGGAGACGACCTCGTCTCCGACTTTCAGACCAACCGGAGCCAAGATATATCTCTTCTCGCCATCGGCGTAATGGAGCAAGGCGATCCTGGCCGAACGGTTGGGATCGTACTCGATCTGGGCCACTTTGGCCTCGATGCCGTCCTTATCCCTTTTGAAGTCGACCATGCGATATTTTCTCTTGTGTCCACCGCCGATATGACGGGTGGTTATGCGGCCGTAGACGTTTCTGCCTCCGGTCTTCGATATCGACTTGGTAAGACTCTTCTCCGGCTTGTCCGTGGTTATGTCGGCAAAATCCGATATGGTTACAAATCTTCTACCTGGTGAAGTTGGCTTTACTCTTTTGATGCCCAACGCTATCTCTCCATTTCTAGGATCAACTTAAATGCTATTTACCCTCGAAGAACTCGATCTTGTCGCCCTTCTTCAGAGTGACTATGGCCTTCTTGATATCTTTCCTGCGGCCAGAGGTGCGACCCTGTCTCTTCAGCTTACCCTTGACAGACATGGTGTTGACCTTGGTCACGTTGACCTTGAACATCTCCTCGACGGCCTTCTTTATCTCTATCTTCCTCGCATCAGGATGGACTTCGAAAGTATATTTACCCTGCTCAATCAACTCATAGCTCTTCTCTGAGACTATCGGTTTGATGATTATGCTGGTCGCTTCCATCAGCCTAGCACCTCCGTTATCTTACCCAAAGCCGCCTCGGTAAGAAGCAGGGCTTCATTATTCAAGGCATCGTAGACGTTGAGCTGAGCGGCCTCGATGCTCTTTACGCTCGGAATGTTTCTCATCGATTTTTGGGTATTGACATCATCTGCCGCAACGACCACCGTGACCTTCTTGGGGGCTCCAAGCTTGCTCAATATG
The DNA window shown above is from Actinomycetota bacterium and carries:
- the rplW gene encoding 50S ribosomal protein L23 — translated: MEATSIIIKPIVSEKSYELIEQGKYTFEVHPDARKIEIKKAVEEMFKVNVTKVNTMSVKGKLKRQGRTSGRRKDIKKAIVTLKKGDKIEFFEGK
- the rpsS gene encoding 30S ribosomal protein S19 is translated as MSRSIKKGPFVEAKLEKKIELMNKKNEKRVVKTWSRSSTVTPEMVGHTIAVHDGRKHVPAYITESMVGHKLGEFALTRTFRSHSGGKSERTSRVR
- the rplV gene encoding 50S ribosomal protein L22, with product MAKAVEAVSENKSAKAQARHVRISARKVRLVIDLIRGKEVEEAITILKFNPKAAAKDVGKVVASAKANAENNMGLKGSLFISEAFVNEGPTLKRFRPRARGRASRINKRTCHIMVVVSKEEGA
- the rplB gene encoding 50S ribosomal protein L2 — translated: MGIKRVKPTSPGRRFVTISDFADITTDKPEKSLTKSISKTGGRNVYGRITTRHIGGGHKRKYRMVDFKRDKDGIEAKVAQIEYDPNRSARIALLHYADGEKRYILAPVGLKVGDEVVSGPEADIKPGNALPLKNIPLGTFIHNIELKPLKGGQIARSAGAAVQLVAKEGDYAQVKMVSGEARLIHINCKATIGQVGNVDHEIISIGKAGRNRWKGKRPTVRGTVMNPVDHPHGGGEGKSKGHLPSTPWGKPTIGYRTRGKKPSDQYIVRRRTK